The Streptomyces lienomycini sequence TGCGTCTCCCTCTGGCTGGAGTCCGGCGTCTCCCCGGCCGAGGTCGCCCGCCGCGCAGGCCACAGCATCGCCGTGCTGTTCCGCTTCTACGCCAAGGCCATCCGCCGCAACCAGCACCACGCCAACCAGCAGATCGAACGGGCGCTGGAAGCCTCTGACGAGGCAGAACAGTAGATCGCAAGGCATGCAAGGGGCTCCCCACAACGGGAGCCCCTTGCGTGTTGTCCGGGTCAGGCGCCTGATGCCCCGTCCTTCCCCTGGCCCTGCTGATACTCCTCAAGCTTGTTCAGCAGCCCTGCCAGAGCCTCATTAGCCTTACGCACGTCGTCCTTCGTGAGGTCATGAGGAGAGTTGCTGTAAGCCAGGTACCTACCAGGCTCCGTGATGTGGGCAGCACGCAAGGGGAAGGTGACCAGGTGTTGCCACCCACCTTTCGCTCGCCTCAGCAGTCGATGCCTGAGCAGGCGATGCCCCAGCTTCGCCTCAATCCGCACCTTGTAATCCCGGGCCTCCGGCACGAAGCTGGGGAACGGCGCCCCAAACTCGACGAACAGCTGGTCCGCTCCCCGCCCAGCAACCGCGAAGCAGGCGGGGAGGCGTAGGCCATCGTCCGATTCCGGCCGCAAGCGATCCCTCGTAGTCGTCCACGGCAACGGCAGTACGGAGGAGGGCTCATCTGGAAACGACAGACGTAGGTCGAGTACCACAATCGGCTTCGCCCCCGTGTTGTGAAGCACCAGCGGAAACCGGATACGCACCTTGGTCGTGTTCGCCGCGAGGGCGAACGAGTGCGGCTCCCAGGTCTTCAGATGCCCCCGTCGGGCATTAAGCCACCAGAACGAAGCCACAGTGAAGACCAAAGCGCAGGCAGCGACGAAGGCCGCAGCCGGTAGCGCGGCTATGTTGTCCCGCGAGGCTGCCAGGTTGAGTGGGATCACGCGGAGAGTGTGCCAGGGAGTCCCCCACGCCGCTGCTGTTCACGTTCCGGACGCCCACCGATCTGTTGGTGGACCGTGGTCCACGCCTGGTCCACGCACGGTGATCCAAAGCGGCACAGGGGCGAATCAAGGTGAGACAGGGCCTACGACGAAGGGGCGCCCCGTTCTCGGGACACCCCTTCTGATCAGCACCTTCTCTGACCTGCTGCGGTGGGTGTGGGATTTGAACCCACGGTGACTCGCGCCACGACGGTTTTCAAGACCGTTCCCTTAGGCCGCTCGGGCAACCCACCCGTGCGCCGTCCCGCCTGGGTCGGAGCGGGTACAGCCTACCGGCCCCGTCCGCCGGGCGGGGTTCACGTGGGGAGAGGGGGGCGGGTGGCCTCCCAGGCCGCTTCGATCATCGGGAAGATCTCGTCCAGCGCGGCCTCGGGGTCGGGGTCCTCGCGGGCCAGGGAGTAGGCGTCGATCACGAACCTCGCGAGGGTGCGGGCGGCGATGTCGCTCCGGTTCAGGGCGGGGTCCGCGGCGATGACCGCGGCCAGGGCGTCCGCGTGGCGCAGGCGGACGGACTCGTCGTACTTCCGCAGGGCGGGGGACGCGTCGATCATGCGCCAGATCGGGGCGGCGCTGTCCGCGGTGCAGTGCCGTACGAGGGCCAGGACCTCGTGACGCAGGGCGGGGACGAGCGGCTCGTGCGGCGCCCGGTCGGTGACCGCCCGGGTGAGGCGTTGCTCGAAGTCCTCGTCCTGCTCGAACACCAGGGCCTCTTTCGAGGCGAAGTGGGAGAAGAGCGTGGTGACGGCCACGTCCGCCTCGGCGGCCACGTCGCGGATGCCCACCGCGTCGTACCCGCGCTCCAGGAAGAGCCGCAG is a genomic window containing:
- a CDS encoding TetR/AcrR family transcriptional regulator; protein product: MTVQSGRRERKKAATRQKIADTALRLFLERGYDAVGIRDVAAEADVAVTTLFSHFASKEALVFEQDEDFEQRLTRAVTDRAPHEPLVPALRHEVLALVRHCTADSAAPIWRMIDASPALRKYDESVRLRHADALAAVIAADPALNRSDIAARTLARFVIDAYSLAREDPDPEAALDEIFPMIEAAWEATRPPLPT